The genomic window gactttaaaagcaaaacagaaaaagaacaaaaaaaacccttttcttgTTTAAAGTGTGCACTGAGGAACTACATCTATGGAATTGTTGATGTTGTTATGTGATATTtgtacacaattttttttcttctcagttttgAATTTATATatcttggggggaaaaaattcacttttacCTTTTCTTACCATAAGAAGCTCTGGGTCAGATTCTCCTCTGAGTAAACTCAGCATGGATCTGAAGTAATTGCATATATTTAATTCATATTAAAATAACAGTGATCAGGAATCTAACCTGAATGATACTAtcaacaagaaacaaaaatccatcCTTGATTCAGTGAGCTACTTAAGTGTTCCCTAGGAGTTAATGGACTTCAGTTACCACCCAGTTCCCAGACTAGAAGAAGCATGTTCTTAAGCACCTCATTGAATCAAAGCCAGATTGTTCTAGTGTGGGTGATTGTGCCAGTTATTGAAGAATAACTAAAACAACATCCTTGGTCTGCAGTATAGACAGACAGGACGTCAAAATTTATAGTAGTAGCTGATAGCATGTGAGCTGACTATATCATCTTCCTAGACCCTCATTCCTCCCCAAGGCCCAGCTAAAGCTCCCAGTGAAACCTGGCTTCAGGAATTGACTATGGGGATATACAGCCACCACTGCGGGGCTGAGGCTGCGCTGTAAGTGTTTCATCATTTCATCATAGATTTGTGGGGTAACTAGTGACACTGGTGCAAAGGAAAAGTGGCACCACTCCTTCACCACGGTGGCATTCCTTGGCATTCACATTGGCATAGCCAAGAAGCCAGTTTTGCTgcccaaaatgtttttttttttcctgaggagcTTTGacaagccaagaaaaaaaaaaaaaacagaaaggaaagagaagacagaaagaaagacagaaagacagaaagaaaaagagagacagaaagacagaaagaaagaaagacagaaggacaaaaagaaagaaagagaaagaaaggaagaaagaaagaaagcaagctgAGTCTGTAATAGCAGTCTGCATTTTTTTGTGAATTCCGCCATACAGATCAAAACTGCTATTTTACAATTCAACAACTTTGTCTAAGCATTATAAAGACAACTAAATatggattgggaatgggaagaacaacaaaaaaaaagcccacttACAATGGTTACAACTAGAGCAGAGGCTTCATTAAAtgatttttcactgtttctaGGATTTTCCTGCATCTCATTCTAGCATGGTGATAACTGCTGTATGTCTCCTTTAAAAGAATGGAGCCTCTGTACTTTTATTGGAATGTTTACCTCACATTTCCATGTTGGttcttcttggctttttttttttttttggtatattttttccaaaacaaaagcaaaaaaatttatcaaaaaagcaaacacatgaGCCAGTCTTTCATTTGCCTATGACACAAAGAAAATCTGGAATGTCTGTGTCTGGTTGTGTGgtgtttcttccttcttctgatTCCTGCTTCTGGCTTAGGAATATAAGGATCAGACTTGGTCCATTCTTTCTGTGGCCATGAGGAGCCTTTGCCAAGTGTTCTGGGTTCCTCACTACAGCTGTAATCAaaatttcaaagggaaaaaccTGTTCTGAGTcattttattaagaaatatcCTCACAAGCTGGCTTTTTCACACTTTCTTCTGATCTTCATTACTGCTCTGGCctaaaacaaagaaagatgTATGGGCAGggcttctatttatttatttatttatctgtaaTTCAATTTAACTTCAgtgaaaaacttttaaaagccCAGAGATAAAGCGATTAAGCAGCTAGAAATCTTGCCCTTCCATGGCACAGGTGCTGGGTGCAGGACTTCAATGTCATTTcagatttctgctttttcagcttGTTACAAGCAGTTAAATGTTTTGCATCACAAACACCTATGTGTTTGATCCTCTTCCCTTGTACTCCAGTGTCTGCAGCTTCCTGTGCTGAAGGAAGCATGAGGTCTGCACCTCCAAGGGACTGGTATGTCTGGGATCAGGGAAATGGCAGTTTGACTCAACTCAGACATAGCAAAACACAAGACAAGCTGCTGTCGAGCTCCTTTCTTGTCTATCCCAATTCCCAGTCCAGTTTTTCACTCTGCTCTGATCACATTACGTAAGCTATCAAAATTACATCCTCAGAGATACACAGAAAGGGGAATGAGCACAAAGTGCAACTACAACTGGAAGTATTTTCCCAGCTAGTGAGTGTTAAAGATGAAGCAAGGAGGTGCAGGTATCTCTGGTTGTGATGGAAGGACGTAACTTCATGAAAAAGTAACTTCCAATTCACTGCTCCTCAACAGCCTCTGAAGCCAATAAGATGACAGTTAGCCGTTTGTCACACTGTGGTTTTCCATAAGCTACAGGGGAGAGATTTGTGAACATTCAGCCTTCCATGGTGATCAGTGAAACATCCCCAGTGCACTCACCCCATTTCACCCCATAGTGGAACATGTAGTTGTACACTTACACTATTCTGTCATTCTCCAATAgtcaaaaggagaaaagaaagcatttcttaAATTTCTTCAGAGCTTTTGAGAAGAAAGCAGTACTTGAGAAGTTTGCTCAGTTAAGAAACTGAGCACTGTAAAcacaaaaaagcagcagtgccTGAGTGTGCTTCATGCATCTGCATGCTGAAAGAAACCAGGGAAGCAAGGGTTCAGGGCTTCCAGTGGTACAACCAGGACATTTCTGGATTCTTTCCAGAAAGATCACATAGACTCTCAACTCTACTGGAAACAACTTGTTTCATAGAAAACACTCATAAAGTACCATGCATTTCTCAGACTGTTTATTGTCTTGTCCTCCTGAAGTCACTGCTTACCTTCTCCAATTAAAAGCAGACTTGCTTCATCAGTTAGATGGGAAGAAAAACTAACACCCAAAGAACTTATAAAATGGGGCCCTTAACCAACATTGGAGAATTCAATAAGATGCCTCAATAGCAGCTGATTTTATAGAGCTCTTGGAGACTTTACCATTACTGAGTGATTTCAATGAACTTCTGTTACTGAAATTCACAGATTTCACCCCAGACAGAGCACTTTGCTGCTGCCCTACAGCACCAGCCGGGCACAGGAATGCTGCTTGGAGGGACTTACTGCTGCCAGATGATTTTCAGGTTCGGGGGCAGCTCTGCGGCCGCGAGTTCATCGATCTTGGTGCTGTCCTTCACGGGGCTGCGATAGAAGCCCAGCACGTCCCCGGCGCGGCGCATGCGGTGCAGCTATGAGTTGGGGACAGCGTGTCCCAGCTCTGCCGCCAGCCGGGCCAGCAGGCGATGCTTcagcctgttctcctgcagGGGAGTCTGCTGCCAGTCCTGGGGAACAGAGGGCCCGAAGACCTCCCTGACGTGGGACtcgaggcagctctgcaggtccTTGGGAGGGACGTAGCTCCGGCGGCGTGGCGGGGGGTGGATCAGGCTGGGCTcgctcctctcctccctctcagGAACTGCTCGGTCTGCTTccacttctctttcctccttcctgctggCACCAGAACACATGTTCAGCCTCTGGGCTACACAAGACAGAGTCAGAGCATTTTTGTATTCGTGGTGTTTTAAACCACTCAATCCAGACACTCCACAGATCCCATGGACTCATCAGGTCTGTCAGCCAGAAGTGCACAGGCTTTCCCCAAGTGCTGCTCCCCACACAGGCTGCCTCTGCAGAGCAATCACCCCCTCACCTTATTTCATTGGTCTGAgtgaaagcagcattttaacaAGATTAGTTACTTGTTTTCTGTTACAGCTCCATTTCCAAATTTGCTGTgaataaaaagcatttcagaaataacCACTATTACAGAAGAAAACCAGTGCccatatgtaaaaaaaaaaaaaaatcattactagtttttaagaaaaaaaatttactttctcATATGCCCCAATCTAGTCAACAATCCATGCGTTGTTGTTTGGTTTCACGCAAAATGTTACAGAGGAACTGTTTTCCATTCCCGCGaaatccctttcttcccatTCCTAACAAAAGCAGTGACAGCTCTAAAGGCTCCAACCCTGCACCGCTGCGCCCCCGCCAGCAGTGCACCTCGGTGGGCGCTGGTTGCCCAGAGAACCTGTGGAGCCTGCTTCCCTAAGAACATTCCAAAGCCGCCTGGACAAACCCTGAGGAACTTTCTCGGGGGTGCCAGGCTAAATGACCTCCAGAGGGCCACGGCCCGATGAAGGCCCGGCATGAGGAGAAGGCCAGAAGCCACCTCCACCCAGTGCCATGCGGGTACCTGCGGCCGCCCCAGAACGCCCTGAGCCCCGCGGGCCCGAGCTCCGGCCTCCGCCGCGCCGCTGCCCGCAGCGCCCGCACCGCCGCCATGCTGGGGGCGCGCCGGGCACCGTCCTCGGCCACCGCGGGTGACGCATTTCTGCCGCGCCCCGCAAAGCCTCATGGGAAATGTAGTCCGTCCCCTCAAGCCCGCCCCCTCGCTGGGAAGCGGAACGTGGGGAAATTTCCTTCGGAAAAGGCGTTCTTTGATGTTTGGTTTTTGTGTGCTTTCAGGCCTAATCGATAGGAAGGGACATTTTGTCCGTGTAACAGAAACTAGGCAACAAGATCTAAGTGATGGCCAGGCCCTTTGAAAGGCAGGTTGCTTCTTGGCTGAATTGCCTTGTTGAGGTGTAGGGCTTGACAGGCTTCAGCTACCTCAGACACAGGGGAGGTTAGCAAGGCTTGGGAAGAAGGATGTACACAAAGTGGTGGACACAAAGAATGGAGAATTTATGGGCACAAAGACATTTGGGAGAACCCCCAAGGAAAGGAACAAACTGATAAAGCCAATGCAGAAATTGTGCTGACTCACCTCCGGTGGGGTAAAAGGTAATTCCAGTAGGGGCAGATCAAGGCCACCCACTCATGGCTACCAATTTAAGAAACCACTGACTGAAAAGAAAGACTGAGCATGCAGACTAATTTGCATAAGAGGCAAGAGGATCATTAACTGACAGCAGACAGAATACTAATTATTATGAAAACGAGGTAACGTCAATTaatattaattcctttttttactaatatatataaataggGGGAAAATTTGGTCATCTTGGTGCTGATGGTGGCTtataaaaaggagggagagggacttTCTACATAGACAGATAGTGACAGGAAAAAGGGGGAcggttttaaactaaaaaagggaagagtagatatttggaataaattcttcactgtgaaggCAGTGAGGTCTTaacacaggttgcccagagaagctgggaattccccatccctggaaatgttcaaggccaggtttggacagggctcagagcaacctggtccagtagaagctgtccctgcccgtggcagggaggttggaactagatggcttgaaaaatataattttttcaggTCGTTTCTAATGCAAATGATTCTGAGATTGATCTTCGATCAGAGTATCAGTAGGATGCTGCTCATCAGGAGCAGAGGTTTCTGTGAACTCAGGTATGTGGAGACCCAGAGGACCACAGCTGAAGCAGGAAAGAAGTGTTATTCCTGACACTAGCATCAGCCTCTGGAGTGTTTTTTGGCAAATCACTGGCTCTTTGTTCATTGTCAGGAGAGACTAAATGCAAGCCTTAATTATGCAGTGACTGGATCCACATGAAGGATTTTGGCTGTTTATTTATTGCCTGTGTGACACACTGGTTACTAACTTGGAGGCCATGAGGAGGTGTTTGCCCGTTTTCCCTGTATTTTGGCAGGAGCAGCGAGTGCCAGTGGCCAGaaggagcagccagcagagaggtGACCCTGAAAAGGTATGGAGCCTTCTGGGTCACCTGGCCCTGGCTGTTTTGGGGGCTGCTCCAAGGCCTCATGAGTTGATTGGTGTAGCACATAgccagaaaaatattcttacatAACCTTAGGCCTGCTGTTTTTGCcatttatgccttttttttcatGACCATTTGACTGTGCTTTTGCTAACAAAGCTTACACCTTTAAAAGGGACACAGCAATGTGCCAAAGGTCAAACCATGTGTCTGCAACATTAGCCTCATTACTCAGGCTACACAACATGTAGGCCAAGATGCTTTCATGCATGCTTTGTGTTAATTATTGTGGAAAATGCCACAATAAAGGTGATTTGTAAGGACAGACTTTGCACAACCCTGACTCAATGTGTGCAACCCTAACACAGTGTTTAGCAGCCTCCTCTCACCAGCAATGGTTCTCCAGAGACATGAGATGCTTCTGAAGGTAGTGCTGTTTATCTGTGGCCTgattccccagcactgcttgcTATGTACATCTCCCAAGTGTTTTAGTGTCTGCCAGACTTCTGTTGGCAGGATTAAcctctccagctgtgccactATTGGGTTATTTCCCTTTGATATCCTCAGAGTTTCCCAAGCTTACCAGCTGCAACACTTTGTGACTCAATCTTTGCAAGGACCATAAAAAACACAGATGTGTGAAAGATGCCATGAAGtttacacaaaacaaaaagaattgtGAGGTAGAGATTAGTTTTCGATTACTGTTTTATTGACATGATTGAATACATAGTCAGGTTTTATAATTCAGGATTGTGGCTGCTAAGTGTGGTAATGGGCAAGGGTAGCTATTTGAATTGCTAGGGAACTACTGAATCTGCCTGCTATTCCAGGGGTTGAGTTTCATACTGAGGGAGGGTGGGTTCATGATTCATTGGCAGCTGTTTGTTGTttggaaaaaattcctttttcttggaacgtgcaaatgaaaaaaaaatatccccttGGTAAATTGTGGGagtgaagggtggagaggaaGCTAAGCCATTCTATCTCCAGTTTGGTGTAGGGTAAGGGAAATTagatttctatatttttctttcatttctgaacATCTTCCACTGTGTGAGAAGGGACAGGAGGAAGTTCATTCCTGCTGTTTCAGTAGGTGTAGCTGGCAGTGAACAGTGACTGTGTGGCAGCTGCGTCATTCTTCCCAGACTGGACATACTGCCCCCTGCAAGCCAAACTGTTAAtctgaaaaagaaggaaaaaaaaaaatgggcgGGAAACAATCAGCACGGAGTAAGAAAGGCAGATGTGTAAGGAACAACCAGGAGGAGTAACCAAGCAAGGCAGAAATAATAGAGTAGTGCCCCGGGTGAACATGAAGTGCGAGGAAGGGTGGGATCAAGAACAGCCTTAGGAAGGTGACAACAAGTCACCTTCATGGTGACAGCTCTTCTCTCTGTTCAGGGGAAGCCTCATACCTGTGCCCGCTTGCGGAAGGCCTCTTGAGCAGCCTTCTTGTTCTCATTTTTGCCCAACcatgcagccagagcagaggctTGCAGGGCTCTCCCGTAGGAAAAGGTCAATTTCCAAGGCTTAGGCAGAGGGCACTGATTCATGGCATTCAGGTTGAGAGAAGCCTCCTCTTCACTCTGACCTCCAGACAGGAAGCAGATTCCTAAAAGAAAGTGTTTTTGAGGCTTAGAAATAGAGTGTTTGGCCACCTCAATCCCTGATTTTTACTTGCCAGAGGAGCAGGTGTGTCAGAGGTAGGAGAGAGATGGGAATGAAGAGATAGGAATGAATCAGGAATcaccaggaacagcagcagggactgtgCGGAGGAGAGTAGTGACAGTTGCTACGGCTACATCCTGAGGGGTGTACTTCTTGGAGCAGGAATGCCCAGCCGTCACCATGTTCGGTTTCAGCAGTGTCCCCTCCAGGTACACGTGATGATCATTCAAAGCCTTGTAGACAGCAGCCAGAACCTGAAAACAGGAGGATTGAATACAGACCTCTGCTCAGATCTTCACCTCAGACTGCTTGGAAAGACAGCTTGTTATTTGGTACTGTAGCAAAATTGAATTGAATTTTGCTTTCTcatgaaatttatttctggGGTTGCAGTTGTGGAGGCCCCACTGCTTTTGAGATGACCAGGATACAACTTTTCATATTTAACGGATTTGTCCTTGCTGAAATTGAGGTAATTGGGTTTGGTCCTGATACATCTTTTGAGATTGAGAATGCTTATATTGTTATTGAAGTGAAAATCCAAAAGCATGGAAAATACTCTTGGATTTCCTGTTAGTTTGTTATGTGCCTAGGAGCAGCTCATTTTTGTGATGCAGTTATGAAGGACATTTTTGGTCAAATCTCTTTGAGATCTGTGAGCACAAACTGCAAAAAATTTAGCTGCAGGCTTGTGAGCGGGAGCACAAAGGGAGGAATCTTTTCTTACCTTCTCTGTGACATACTGACAGCGCTGGAGATCATGGTCTCCATCAGGCAGGATTTCTGGCTCCACAATGGGCACCAAGCCATGCTGGGAAGAGAAAGACAGGGGATTCTTTAGGGCTATGGAAGTAAAACTATTCATTTTGTTTGTCCTGACTTTGGTGGTATTCCTTCATGCTGTGATGCCCCTCCTCCTTGTCTTTCCAAAACCCTCACAGGGATTCTCCTTTTGAGCTACCTAGTGTATAATCACAGGGAACAGGGAGAAGGGACAGCAGCATCTCAGGAAAGGTTGCTGGAGGGGAGATACCTGCTGGCAGATACTGGCATAGCGTGCCAACGTGTTGGCATTCTCTTGGATGGCAAGTTGAGAAGGTGTTGTGCTGGTGATCTTCAGCACTGCACGCCACTTGCCAAAGTCAACACCATCTTTCTTGTACTGGGCACAGCGCTCAGCCAGtccatccagccctgcagaggaagAACAATGCTTCACTGAGAGCTGCTCTTCAGCATGGAGATGTGGAAAGTACTGTGACTCCAGCCAAGGCTGTGTCTCAGGTGAGTCACCCTATGGCTTTTGATGCCTGGGCCATAGCTGAGGCTCCATGGACCTCTCCTTACCTTGGATGGTGGTTTCTCCATTTGTTCCTGCTAGAGGTGCTGTGCCCTTATCCAGCTGTGGAGGTCAGAAAAACAGGAATGGTTACAGAAAGGTGGAAATTGGTCTAATTCTTACATTCTTACCCATGTCTGGTCTGCCTTTGAAGGCAGACTGTTACTAATGTGTGGACCTTAACATGTTCAGGGtgcaaaggaaggaaatggTGCAAAGCAagcaaaggggaagaaaaaggagtgaACTGGGTAAGAGGAATTCCCCTCCAGGGAATGGCTCAAGAACTTTGTCAGATGTGGAAAGAATTAGGTTTAGGTTACTGCATGGAGGGACTTATTTGCAGTGAATGGTGAGTAGATGGGAGTTGATGTATGAAAAGTTCCAGCATCTAGTTCCAGCAAATGTGCCTCTAGTTAGTTGCACAAAAGCAATGCAGAGAATTTTAAAACCAAGGACAAAAATGAGGGGGGAGGGGACAGTGTTTTTTAGAAAACAGTGCAGCtccaaatataattttctctgaaaatgggATTTGGATTATGATGCCAGCCCAGCACATACACATACTCACCTTAATTCCCACCACAATGCCTTTTTCCTTGATGATTGATGGGAATGGCTTTCCACTGCTGTCTTTCTGATAGAGAGTCTCATGGAAAAGGATCACTCCCCCAATGCTCTGGTTGATGGAATTGTCCGAAGAGAAGAGGATCTCTCTAAAAGCTCGGCGGTTCTCCTCCGTGTTCTCCACATTGATCCGCTGCAGTCTGTTCCCCATGGTACCTAGTGAGGTGGACAAAGAGGTTCTAGGCTTGGCTGGCCTCCTGGTCccaataaataataatgaactGGGGCTTCAGTTCAGAGCTTCCCTTCTCAAGCCATAGTTTGTAAGCTTTTGTTGTTAtagctgcagccctgcctggctgatTTGTTCTGCTCAGACAACAGTTTCAAAGTGTTTTTCATCTACTCAACTGATTTCAAATATGATGcaaaactaaaaggaaaaaacatcttGCATACTGCTGACTGATTGATGTCCAGAACTTACCCACTGATTCATCTGCAGCTAGGATCCCCTTTCCTGAAGCCACAATCCGCTGAGCAATGTCTGCAAGGGCTTTcttctgctctggagacagcGCTGGGAACTGGTGGGTCATGTTGACTTATCTGTGGGAGAGAATTCCTGTTACATGTAATTACCAGTAATTACTGGAGACTGTGAACCAGTGTCACCACTCAGGTGTTTCCTCTGCAGGGCTCTTGGTGCTTATCTGGTCCATGTTATCATAGGCAATATGACCGTAAATCCATTTGAGTTCTTTTAGGCTTGGTGTGTCTGGAAAAACTAGAAAGAAATGCAGGAGACACATCCTGCCACATCCTTCTAGAACCAAAGTGGGAAAGACTCTGCATTTTACCTGTATTTGctcagaaaataaaggaaggtCAGTGTTCATAAAAACATGCACCAAGTAACAAGTAAGCAAATTGCTGATTATGCATACTTTTTGGTTCCTGTCAGTAGAATGCCAGTTATTCCATTGCTTACCTTTACACATTTCCTAACACTGCTCCTCTTCTATTTCCTGCCTCTGTTGGCAGTATTTGCTGCTGTGTCTGGTTGATGTTCCATCCCTAACCTTTTGCTTGGGTTTGTAATTCTTCTCCCTATGGCTGCTTTCAGAACTGTGGAGCATTGTTTCCTCTACAGAAGATTTGGGG from Vidua macroura isolate BioBank_ID:100142 chromosome Z, ASM2450914v1, whole genome shotgun sequence includes these protein-coding regions:
- the LOC128821775 gene encoding LOW QUALITY PROTEIN: 39S ribosomal protein L50, mitochondrial-like (The sequence of the model RefSeq protein was modified relative to this genomic sequence to represent the inferred CDS: substituted 1 base at 1 genomic stop codon), whose protein sequence is MAAVRALRAAARRRPELGPAGLRAFWGGRRKEEREVEADRAVPEREERSEPSLIHPPPRRRSYVPPKDLQSCLESHVREVFGPSVPQDWQQTPLQENRLKHRLLARLAAELGHAVPNSXLHRMRRAGDVLGFYRSPVKDSTKIDELAAAELPPNLKIIWQQ
- the LOC128821481 gene encoding fructose-bisphosphate aldolase B; this encodes MTHQFPALSPEQKKALADIAQRIVASGKGILAADESVGTMGNRLQRINVENTEENRRAFREILFSSDNSINQSIGGVILFHETLYQKDSSGKPFPSIIKEKGIVVGIKLDKGTAPLAGTNGETTIQGLDGLAERCAQYKKDGVDFGKWRAVLKITSTTPSQLAIQENANTLARYASICQQHGLVPIVEPEILPDGDHDLQRCQYVTEKVLAAVYKALNDHHVYLEGTLLKPNMVTAGHSCSKKYTPQDVAVATVTTLLRTVPAAVPGICFLSGGQSEEEASLNLNAMNQCPLPKPWKLTFSYGRALQASALAAWLGKNENKKAAQEAFRKRAQINSLACRGQYVQSGKNDAAATQSLFTASYTY